The genomic segment TGACAATTTGgtacaaaaaaacaaaacactTAAACCACTAGTAACAACtaacaacataaaatatataGTTAGTATTACAGTGCAACCTTATGCTTAAATGACTTGAATTTCAAATAGGAAATTTATAGggataataatgtaaaaaaaaaagggtcTTCTTTTGAGTAATTTAAGGGCATTTGGGGCCTCCTTCCTTGGTTTTCCAGTTGTTGTAGCAAGGGCAAACTTGTTTGTTCCCATAATACCCTGGAGGAACACAAAGGCATGTCCTGCAACATTTCTGACAGAAGAACATGCATGGTTTATGGTACTGTGTCTGGCTACACCTCCTTGTGCACTGAGATGGACATTCTGGTCATTTCATTcaatcaaaagaagaaaaaaggttcAATATATGTTGTTGGTTTCAACAAAATCTTTTCACCATTCTTCAATGGTTTCAGATCAGATCTTTTTAGTAAGGAAAAATCAAAAGTCAGAAA from the Gossypium hirsutum isolate 1008001.06 chromosome D09, Gossypium_hirsutum_v2.1, whole genome shotgun sequence genome contains:
- the LOC107892384 gene encoding gibberellin-regulated protein 4, whose amino-acid sequence is MAKLVATFFLALIAISMVQTLVMASHGHGGHHYDNKRYGPGSLKPYQCPSQCTRRCSQTQYHKPCMFFCQKCCRTCLCVPPGYYGNKQVCPCYNNWKTKEGGPKCP